The proteins below come from a single Oxyura jamaicensis isolate SHBP4307 breed ruddy duck chromosome 1, BPBGC_Ojam_1.0, whole genome shotgun sequence genomic window:
- the GPR183 gene encoding G-protein coupled receptor 183, translating to MSTELPAKTAVAEMDTSTTSQTNSSTCDLYEHKDTARILLSVFYSLILIFGVLGNTIALTVIFKNRKKINSTTLYSTNLVFSDLLFCIALPTRIAYYALGFHWPFGEALCRITALLFYINTYAGVNFMTFLSIDRFFAVVHPFRYKIRRIKYAKGICVFIWFLVFSQTFPLLIQPMTQEENERTTCMEYPNFEKIAHLPFILLAACLVGYLIPLGIILFCYSQISCKLFQTAKENPLTEKSGINKKAINTIIFVIIVFIICFTPYHVAIIQHMIKKLQNEPLCSEEQIFQKSLHYTVFLMNFNCCLDPFIYFFACKGYKRTVLKILRRQVSVSISSAVRSHHEESSRDVGETQMMVLAKSANGKLPEK from the coding sequence gTCTACTGAGCTTCCTGCAAAAACAGCGGTTGCAGAAATGGACACTTCCACAACTTCTCAGACAAACAGTTCTACCTGTGACTTATATGAACATAAAGATACAGCAAGGATACTCCTGTCTGTCTTCTACAGCCTCATCCTAATTTTCGGAGTGCTTGGAAACACAATCGCCCTCACGgtcattttcaaaaacagaaagaagatcAATTCGACTACTCTCTATTCAACAAATCTCGTCTTCTCAGACCTGTTGTTTTGCATCGCCTTGCCTACAAGGATAGCCTACTACGCCCTGGGTTTCCACTGGCCTTTTGGAGAAGCATTATGTCGAATAACTGCTCTCTTGTTTTACATCAACACTTACGCAGGTGTAAACTTCATGACATTTCTGAGCATTGACAGGTTTTTTGCCGTCGTCCACCCCTTCCGATACAAGATCAGAAGGATTAAATATGCCAAGGGTATTTGTGTGTTTATCTGGTTTCTTGTATTCAGTCAGACTTTCCCGTTACTTATACAACCCAtgacacaggaagaaaatgaaaggactACATGTATGGAATACccaaactttgaaaaaatagCCCATCTACCATTTATACTTCTTGCTGCCTGTTTAGTAGGGTACCTTATTCCCCTGGGAATTATACTATTTTGTTACTCTCAAATTAGCTGCAAGCTTTTTCAAACAGCCAAGGAAAATCCACTGACTGAAAAATCAGGGATAAACAAAAAAGCCATCAATACCATCATATTTGTAATTATAGTGTTCATCATCTGCTTTACCCCTTACCATGTTGCAATCATACAACACATGATTAAGAAGCTTCAGAACGAACCCTTGTGCAGTGAAGAGCAAATTTTCCAGAAGTCACTCCATTACACTGTGTTTCTGATGAATTTTAATTGCTGCCTAGACCCTTTCATCTATTTCTTTGCGTGCAAAGGATACAAAAGAACTGTATTGAAAATACTGAGACGACAAGTGAGCGTATCAATTTCAAGCGCTGTCAGGTCGCACCATGAAGAAAGCTCACGGGATGTGGGAGAAACACAAATGATGGTACTTGCAAAATCTGCCAATGGGAAGttacctgaaaaataa